GGGGACATCAAGAAAGGTCTGATGGCATCAACACCACTGCACCACCGCCTCCAGATcgagttccactacaccaaatCAACCCCAAAAGAGGCTGATTTGCCCCAGCAAGTTCTCGCCATTGAAGCCCCATTTGAGTTCTCATGGCCTGAGCCACCGCCGATGATGCAAGTTGCCCTAACACCTGCGGTCGCTGTTGCATAGCTTGACACTAGGTTGGCTGAGGCCTGACGACAACCTGCTCAACATTAACATGAAgagccttttttttcccttgggCCACTGCATGGAGGGGAACCTACTTGaagattttgtttcctttttgtctGTGTCCATTTCATGTCTAATATGAAACAACTAATATAGGTTTCCCTCCCAGGAACCGGAGCCTTTGCCTGCATTTTGTATAAAGAGGCGATTGCTCCTACCTATGCTATATTAACCGCCCAATTTTGTAGTCGTGTATAACCTTGTACTAATCGATGAGTAATGCCCTTATGTTAATTAAGTACCGGGCTTGTTTCTGTATGCAACTTGATACATTTCCAGGAGAGCAGAGGTTGCTGTAACTCCGAACCTTGTGATGCTGCGTTGCTGCTTGGCTGCCTGTGAAGTTAACTGAATCTGTCTTTACAGCTTCTTGATGTCCAGAATCAAGTGCATTTTCATTTAATGTGACAGATGAGATGCTCCAAAATGTGGATAAGAAAAGGCACGCATCCATTCCACATTTCATCTTGCGAACTAGTGATAGTGTTACGACAGTTGATACTTCACATACCATTTCACCTCTCTTTTTCAGCCTATTGCTAGGCAAATCTATTGGAGGGGCACTTCGAATTATTACTAACTGACTGTAAGACGAGCTAATGCTTCTATTTGGAACTCCTGTGAGTTTGTCAGATGCTGACTTTTTTTTGGTACTAGAGAAAAATTGATGGATTTTTTTATATCTGTATATACTTGGTCCGACTatcattacttcatgaatgATGTGACAGCCAAGACATGAATATCGGAGTTGAGAGGGCAATCAGTGACCACAATGGTTGTGTTGGATAAGGAATATAATCTTTAGTTTTCCTGCTTTTATGTCTCCTAATTCAAATGTCCCCTTTGCAATCTTCTTTCTAGAGTTAAGCTGGCAAATAATATTTAGCTAGCAACTACGACCTCTTGTCGTGTAACATAAGCACGGAAAACTATCAAATTGTCGAGAGGATGACCCCGGATAGGGTCTTGACGACAcacattagccgagataacgaaagcaaagccggcacaggcATGTACGCTGGCATACTTAAGCCAAACTAAtgctaagccggcataccaagtgtatgctggcatgactatcttgtcttatgagattgcaggataaggacggatactctgatctcggccagcgccgatgtctcaacggtcttatcttCATCGCGTgacgcaaagtaaagcagcgctatCTTTATCGCGGAAAAGCAGTCGCTGCTTACGTTGCGGTGTCAGGCGActgcgcaaagaagcaccgaaagagaatcagtGACGAAAACCGGCAGGTAGCtgctgtacttgttgcaggacaccagaaaaagtaaagttgtcttgtcccctgcggtgctaCCCGGAGGAAACCAaggcgcgtgcccggcggggcccatagaagataacgttagccCTTGAcacacatgtcagtgtgataTGGACAgtccataaatagagcactacccctctcaggagagagatccaacacttaggcatctagggttttttctttcttcttcttctttttctttaagaatacaactcaaggagcgccattgtagatctCGGTATCTCGGCTTATACAACAAAGCATGAGTAGGAGCGTTACCTCGACAAGAAAgctccgaacctaggtaaattTGTGTGCGCTCGAGTGTCTGTGCATGTTTCtcatcacgtcctccctcctccggatcctccttcgtccatcggccccaacataagccatcctatgacatctgccgtgacatCAGCACGACACAAATTCGTAGACCCTCTTTGAAACACGGGAAGTAGGAGTGGGACAAGAATGCCGTGACTATCTACTTATCTTATGAGAATCAAAACACACGAACTAAATccttgcaaaaaagaaaacacgaACTAAAGACAATTATAGTACAAAGAGAGATCATGGTATTCCAAGTTAACCAAACGGTATGTCCAGGAATTAGGACATTAGGTACATGATGTGTCATTTCAAACAGGTACACAGCTCTTGCACAAACATATTACACATGCAATTCTTTTGCGTATATGATAAATTTCATTCACTTTATTTGATCTCATGCTTGTTGCAAGCTGCAAAAGACTGGTCATGAAAGCCATATGAACATGTCGCACCAGATAGCATGATCGAGTGGATAGAAAAATGACAACAAAAACCTTCTGAGAACAATTTTGATATTTCATGACACGCAAGTGTTATGGTGAACATGAAGGTGGCATAAGCTTAAAGGTAAATGAAAATCATCAATTCACAAGACTTTCTGGCCTTGCTGTACAAATGCTGCCTCTCATGAAGCAACCTTAGCAGGTTAGCAAGTTGTGGGTATAAAAGTCCCCAGATTTCAGAGCAAGCAAGACTGATAGCTGCTAAGTTGAGCTAAAGAACATTCGATTTAGGGAATAGATCAGATACAAGGTCAACAACCCCCCACATTGAAGCATCATTCTGCATTGAATTGAACCATCAAAATCATATCATGTAAGAACTGGGCACTGAATAAAGTGTATGACCATGATAACTAGGAAGTAACTGTAGAGTAGATCTGTATGAAACCATATCTCACCAAATAGACGATGTCAAATGCCTCGGAGTAATCTTTCAGAGATTTCTCAATGTTGGTATTCCTGCAAAACCAGCTTTTTGTCAATTGATGCATAAACTTGTAGAGAAACTGGATGTTGTTGCCTACACCTGTTGAATGGGAATCAAATTAAGCAACTCAATTTTCCAAGTGGCTTATGTATGTTCCATTAGCACTtaatatattttctatttttttttccagttccAGTTCGACACCAAAAATATCTGGCCCCCTTGGTTTCTCAGGTTTATTTACTCTGGACTAGCCACATGCAAGTTTCATGTGATCAAATTTTGACTCTGCATTGATTAAAGAAAAACCACTAGAACACAAACATAAACTTTGCTATAACCCCAAACTAATCTTTCTACTACGGAAAAGACAGCAATCCCCATCAAAACTCTCCTTAAATAATAAATATAATAATCATAGAGCTATATTTAACTCCCCAAAGAAGTAACGAAGTAGATACATTTAATCACTATTTCTGTAAACAAAATAAGCTAATTATgataaatagtactccctccgaatTGCGTTgcactaaatcagcgacaattaatatggatcggagggagtaagacaAATGGGAAAATTCAGCTGGAAGCTTGGAAACTACGCCATGAGTAGAACAAAGTAAGGATTTTTCAAGCTCATATAAACAGTGAAAGTCTATAAGAGCTTACAATAGAAAGGACCTAGGCCAGAAGGAACAGATACAAATTTAAGTATACAGCCAATGTGCTGTTTAGCAGTTGACCCCAGACCCAGAGCATCACAATAACTATTTTAAAATTCAATATCAATGAGAACTGTGTCCAGATTTTCAAAGTAAACATTATGTACTCCAAATCCCTTGAATATACATGTGAGCAGAAAAAACGTGACAACTCTTGATATGGCAATTTCCCTGCCAACTTTGGATGAAACAGCAAAAGGCaatctaatactccctccgtcccatattaagtgactcaaatttgcccaaatatggatgtatctatacaaaaaagcgtctagatacatgtaatatttcgtcacttaatatgggacggagggagtaggaaaTTTACTTACAGGAATCCAGCAGCTATCCTGTTCTCATAGTTCAATCCATCAGACATGCCCAGGTCTCCGATGTGATCTCCAAGTAGCAGCACATTGGTCCTCTTTTTCACTAATGAATAGTCATCGGTAGATCCATTTGGATCCCCCAGATTACCCTGCACCGGGGCTGCCATGTCCAAGGaatgttcatttttgtttaGAACGTGGATTGTCTTCCCTACATTAGGCAGTAGTTAGTTTCTACGAGAAGGTAAGCGTGAACAATGCATACATGATGCAAACAAACAATTCATTagttttagtactccctccggccggaattacttgtcgaaatattacatgtatctagacgctttttaaacatagatacatccatattttggcaaatttgagacaagtaatatgggtcggagggagtattaattttcAAAAGATAGTGTAGGAAAAGGGATCAAGTCCTCCACATTCACAGAGAGATAAAGAATTACAATTCAAATGTGATCTTAACCAAGAGTACAATGTGACAGTCAAGTAACAGAAAACCCACACCTGTACTTTTGGGATCTTAGAGGTTTCGTATTTACAATATTTTCATAAACTAAAGAATTTGTTAAGTGTAGGGCTGTAGGAAACCACATTAAATCACTTTTTTCATTGTGAGTTTGCTGTTAACAGCATTTATCCTGCATTAGGATTTAGTAAAAACAATCTGTGAAGATTAATGATCACCTTTAAACGCTACAAGACGGCCTTCTTCATTAAAGGCCATCCTATTGGACACAATCTTGATGTTCTTGAACGATCTGTGGAGTTTCTGCCGGAAGACCTAAAAGAGAGAACAGGTGTCATCTGCGAAGAAGTCAATCTAATATGTGGTACCATTCTATTTTAACTTACCTCCTCAATTATGTCTGCAAGTCCAGCAGAAAATACTAATACTGGAATGTCTCTATCCTGAAATTACATTTAAAGGCTTTATCAGACAATTACATTTTATTGTACATCGACTTCAAAAGGGTTTTTATTAGACTGACACCATGATAACAATCAATTCTTATACATCTCCCAACAATATTAGCATTACAGGCAAGCCAACTTGATCTAATAATACTATCACTTTATTACAACAAATACAAAACAAACAGATGAAACATGCATGAGAAAAGTCCAGGAAATGATTTATTCAGTACACAGCCTTTGTTGGCCCAAAATGCATGTGTGCATAGGATGTGGGAAATTATCCAGTGACATAGTCTGGAAAAAAGAAGCAGACCAGGGGGAAATATATAATCATAATTTTAGGTCTTCCACGCTTATGTTAATATTGCCAATATGATATTTGGATAATTTAGATAGTTCAAACATGTCGACATATTGGAAGTTGCAACTCTGACTAGCTTACTTTTCAAGTGCGAAATCAAACCCACTTAAACAAACGAAGATGAATTTACAAAAGGGAGTAACATACGCAGATAGCTGCCTTCCCATTAGACATACTTTTAAGTTGTAACAGGAAAGGAACCCCAAGAAAAGTTGACAGTAATATTTGAATTAAAAAGTCCTGGGAAAAGGAAATCAAACCTCCAAGAACTCAAAGAGCTCCACTACTCCCTCTCGAAAAGCAATTGAGGCATCAGCCACGGACTTCTTTATAGCTTCATGTGTCAGTCCCCCTTCAATAAGGAGACCATGAGTTTTCCCCCACCTGTAGCGAGTAAGACAGCAGATGGTAAAGCATACTATGGTGAGTACCTAACTGAGATGCATGTTATTTTCAAAAGTGGAAATGTATGCTGGACAACTGATCAAtggaaaaaatatactaatatctacaatatcaaataagtatgctatgaagatatatatcatgacggaTTTAATAAACTAATATCGAGTTTTatatgttggtagatttttctacaaatttgatcaaaacttaagaagtttgacttaggacaaagctagaacatcttattgaggaacagagggagtaggaaTTAGGAACAGAACGTGGAATGATATACAAGCTAAATAAAGCAAAGTTGCCCGGTGAATAGGGATGCGAATGGGATCCAGCATATAACCCGCTT
This is a stretch of genomic DNA from Brachypodium distachyon strain Bd21 chromosome 1, Brachypodium_distachyon_v3.0, whole genome shotgun sequence. It encodes these proteins:
- the LOC100833234 gene encoding 7-methylguanosine phosphate-specific 5'-nucleotidase — protein: MRPMTSSPLLSPSPSRLLRRLFSRSPSRRNPTTPPPLSPHLSRRLPLPLAESMSTASTRAPDSVVADSDAVARKAAAIRAAGAAKLQVIADFDGTLTRYWYDGSRGQTSHGLLKQGNEEFDAKRDALFEHYHPIEINPDIPLPEKAKLMEEWWGKTHGLLIEGGLTHEAIKKSVADASIAFREGVVELFEFLEDRDIPVLVFSAGLADIIEEVFRQKLHRSFKNIKIVSNRMAFNEEGRLVAFKGKTIHVLNKNEHSLDMAAPVQGNLGDPNGSTDDYSLVKKRTNVLLLGDHIGDLGMSDGLNYENRIAAGFLNTNIEKSLKDYSEAFDIVYLNDASMWGVVDLVSDLFPKSNVL